A stretch of DNA from Macrotis lagotis isolate mMagLag1 chromosome X, bilby.v1.9.chrom.fasta, whole genome shotgun sequence:
TATGTGGAATCTGAAGGGCCAAGGTTCTCTCAGGGTTCTCACCTGGCATGATCCCTGACCCTGGCCCCCATGCTTTGCACAGGAAGCCAAGTCCCTACATCTCTGCCATCCTGGAGTTAAGTGCCCTTGTGGCAAAACGCAACAACCAGCCACTGCTATATTGGGATGTTCTCTACTACCTCACCAGCGAGGGGAGGCACTTCTCCAGGGCTTGCCACATCGTGCACAACTTCACAGATGCTGTCATCCAGACCCGACGCCAGGTCCTTGCTGAACAAGGTTCTGAGGCTTTCCTCAGGAATAAGGGCAAAGGAAAGACCATGGACTTCATAGATGTCTTGCTCTTGACCAAGGTGAACATCAGAGCTACAGGACAAGTGGGAAGAGAGGGAGCCTTCTGGAAGCCCCGAGGGAccatggggaggtggggaggacaGTCAAGGGAAAATGAGGGGCTTGGTTCTGTAACATATGTTCCCGAGTCCAGTCTGGTAGCATGGAGCAGACTTCAGCAGAGGCTGATCtgactttttttatctttctcaaaAGACCATTTGCTCTGAGAGACACAAGGTTTACTGAGTCACATATTTTATTGGGAAAGTATCCCCTTACTTCCCTCCCATGGGTGGAGTGAAATAGCTACCCCTAGCTCCTTCTAGGTTAATTAAGGGAGTAATCTGAGTTTTGAGTATAGCTTGGTATATCTCTGAAGTTATTTATAACTATACGAGGGTAGTTTATAGGATTctacatatatgcacaaatatttCTGTAGTTCTAGGTATATCTAGTTATATAATCTACGTATAACTAGGTAATTTCCTACAATACAGATCTGTCTGTAAGTACCATTAAGGCTGCTTCTAGATATATCAAAGGAGAGTCTAGATATGCTAAAAATATCTAGAATTTCCATGGTATattaatgtgtgtatgtgtgcatgtgtgtgtgtgtgtgtgtgtgtgtgtgtgtgtgtgtgtgtgtgtgagagagagagagagagagagagagagagagagagaatgttaagGAGGAAGAGACAGgactaatggggggggggaagtatcTATGAAAGAATCCTGATACCCCCAAAGTAAACCATAGCTAGGTATAGTTCTTTGGCTTTACAAAAGATTCATGTTTTAGGTAAGGGTCCTTTCTAAATCCAAGTTCTATTGATCTAAGTGTAACTTCCAGTAGTATTTGATTCTGGGTGGTTCTCAGAGTAGTCTCTGAGGGTTTTGAACATATGAAGTGACTTAAGTGCAGTAGGAATCCAGATGACAGTTTCAAGTACTGTCAAAGGCTAAGGGGATATGAGTTATGATAAGCTTTGGGGCTAGGTCTCAAGGATTCACAGTATGGTACATGATACTATCAGTAGTGACTGGGGATAGTGGGATACTTGACTAGAGGATCCTGGTTAGAGCTGCtcatggaaaggaaggaagtcaAGAAGATACAGCTATGTATTATTCTAGGATGAAGATGGGAAGACTCTGTCAGACAAGGACATTCGGGCAGAGGCTGACACCTTCATGTTTGAGGGTAAGGGGTCAGATGGATTGGGAGAGTCTGGGATTGAGGATTTTGGAGATTTAGATGGGATTCCCTTaagaaattcatttatatttttgtttctgatGTCAACCTCAATAATTTCAGCTTTGACAAATGCTAGCCCAGAAGGTACTGTCTGTCCCCTCAAGAGCCTGTGCTAATGTTCCATGTCACTCTACAGTACATCTTGGTTAAAAACCGCCTTGCCCAAATCCTACTTCTCTGgagtcttcttcctttctcccaggGCATGACACCACTGCTAGTGGTATCTCTTGGGCCCTCTACAATCTAGCCCAGCACCAAGAATACCAGGATCGCTGCCGCCAGGAGATTCAGGAGCTCCTGAGGGGTCGTCAGTCAGAGGAGATTGAATGGTCAGTGTGGAATGAGACTGGGAGGACTCCTATAGGAGAGTTGATTAGGAGTTCATTCCCCAGACCGCCTTGGCTACAGTTGAGGACCCTCTCCCAAATAAACATACCCAAGTCCCAAGTCTGCAATGACATGACTAAAGCTATGCCTCTGTAGATAACAGTCCTTGACTATCAATATAACTTGACAGACAGAAAGGTGTCCTGACCAGTTACTAGTTTTCTGAATAACTCTCCAAAGATGTAATCCAGGTCTAATAGGTAGGGAGATTTCTATGCCAAAGGCTCCATCCCATGTCCTGGCCTTTCttatcctttcttctttgatcatatcTTTATCAGGATTCCCAActctccctcccccaactctGAAGATTCCAGACCAAAATGTCATGATCTTGTCATATCACTTCCCTATATGGGATTGGGTATCTGAGGCCTTCTTCCCCAGGATTTTTGGTCTTCTCGGTTCCAGGGATGACTTGTCTCAGATGCCTTTCCTGACCATGTGTATCAAGGAGAGCTTAAGGTTGCACCCAGCAGTTGTTGCTATTGCTCGCCGATGCACCAAGGATGTCCAACTACCTGATGGACGCATCATCCCCAAAGGTATCCTTTATCTAATTGTGCATGGCACAGTAAGGGAAAGGCAAGGCATAATAAGAACTGCATCTGGGAATGCAACATGGGAGAAGGTAGAGAGTAGGTTTCATATAATTCTTCAGAAACAATATTTAGAAAATTTGTGGGGGAGGAGTGAGGTTGAGGGGGAGCATTGAGAAAGGAATGTATGGAATTTGCAGGTCATATTgggttctctatctcttccttcttaACAGGGAACACTTGTCTGATCAACATTTATGGAACTCACCACAATCCAGTTGTGTGGCCCAACCCTGAGGTACCTACTCCCCTCATGTTGTCTGATGAAGCCTAAGGGTCAAGTACATGGCAAAGGGTTGGGCCCTTGGCTAGGATGGATATAGGAGAAGCATAAATGTGCTTCTAGGGAGCAGAGCCAGGAAGGCAAGAGACCTTAATATTTATCTCCTCACAGGGGGTAGCCTGCTGCTTTAAAAGTAAGTCTCCTTGTCTCCCTCGCAGAAGCTATATGGTACAGCCTTGGGTTATCCCCTCCATCCTAGTTCTGTCCCTCTCCCTCAGGTCTATGATCCATACCGTTTTGACTTCAACAACTTCCAGAAGATATCACCAATGGCATTTATGCCCTTCTCAGCTGGTCCCAGGTAAGGCCATGGCACCTACATTCCCATTTCTCTCCTTGAAGTTTTGAGGAGAGGTCCCTTCTGGGTAATTGTGGTCATTTCCTCGCTCTATACCCAGGAAATATAGAGGGTCCCCAtcttgtgtgtgtttgtgtgtgtgtgtgtgtgtgtgtgtgcacatgtccATATGAATAGTTCTGGGAGGACAGAGTAAGGCTGGGTCAAGGCCTGGGGATTAACAGACCCTCCCCCTTGAGCAGGAACTGCATTGGTCAGAATTTTGCCATGTCTGAGATGAAGGTTGTGCTGGCCCTCACCCTACTGAGGTTCCGAATTCTACCTGATGAACACCCAGTTAGAAGGAAGCCTGAAGTGATCCTCAGGGCAGAGGGTGGGCTGTGGCTGAGGGTGGAGCCTCTGTAGCATACTTCCATCTCTGAGATACACCTCCCTGAAACAACCCCGCTCCTCCCCAAGACTGATGAATGAAATTTTCTCAGACCTGGGATAGGGAGGTCTGAAGACTGCCTGGCCCTTTAGTTACCCTTGTCTTGGTTGTGAGTCTTCTGAATAAAAGCACTTTAACatataatttggttttattttgtgcCTTTATACCACAAGACAGAGGTtggtgagagaagagagaaatcctTATTTTTCACTTCTGAGAAGAAACATTAAGAGCATAGGAATGGGGGGTAAGGGGGAATGGGAACCACAATTATTTTGAAGCCTCTTGCTAGACTAATCACCCATCTACTTGCTAGACTAATAGTAGAAAGTCACCAACTacagctgaagaagaaaaaactatgaCAAACTATGCAAGAGCATGGTAAAGTAGATAATCTCATGCACTGATGTCCCTGGATAAGAGATGGATAATCATGGCATTGATCATGCTTCTtacagctttttatttttttaaattttattattatttttacagtgTTGTGAAAATCACTGACCTTGGTACTGGAAATATCATGTTGAAAAGATACAAAATCAGACCTCAATGAGCTTAGAGTTTAGCTGAGTGGAGTTGAGCATGACACATGTACACAAGGCATTATAATACTAATCAGAATATgatatgagaaaataaatgaaaatcagaGAGATGAGGATGCAGGGATGACTTCAAACTATAGGACCAGTAAGCTTCATGTTGGGAATGATATTTAGCTGTGCCTTGCAGGAAGGGTTTTAACAAGTGGAGATGGCAGGCATGGAAAGTCAGAGATGAGATCATTCTAGGCCAGAATATGCGGGAAAAGATCTAGTAATCTAGTTTGTCTTTAACATAGATTATGTGAAGGGAGAGAAATGTAAAATCAGATTGAAAAGACAAATAGAAGTTTAGTTAATTTGAATTTCAGGCtaagtattttctatttgttctctAAGCAACAAAGAGCCACTTAAAAGTTTGGAGTGATAGGGTATTATGGTTACATctgtttatctgaaaaaaatattttcttagcaAGAGATGTAGGGATTAGAGACAAAGCCTTGAAGGATTAAGACCAGTTAATACGCTATCACAGTAGTCAGTAATCCAGGAGGTATATGACTAGGCTGTTCAACTAGAATGTTGACACTTGagcagagagaaggggacagTTATGAGACTCAGATCACATTTTTAGAAATTGGCAATTAATTTAATGTGGGAATGGATAAGTGAAAAAGAGAAGTCAAAGATGTCTGAGATTTCAAGCTCAGATATCTTACAAATGAATACATTTGTAAGGACAGATTCTGAAGCAGAATTTTGAATATTTAGAAGCAGAGTTCAGCTTTGGAGTTGGGCAAGAAAAAGAGCTACttccttttgttgttattttgtccttcattcttgaaaaagaccatgacatgag
This window harbors:
- the LOC141500836 gene encoding cytochrome P450 4F2-like isoform X1, with the translated sequence MGTICLLQCGSLKDRENQRRMLPDSEWLSHQLGQLGLEPNVSSVFFLIFLAFITWILSKGLVCVYQFYINCRQLRCFPEPPFQNWLQGHTGLIKPSEEGLQYVAKIVTTFKYIFLLWGGPLYPIIFICHPDYIKPLISASANIAPKDELFYGFFKPWLGDGLLLSKGDKWNRHRRLLTPAFHFDILKPYIKIFNQSTDIMHMKWRNLCVGGGTRLNMFEHISLMTLDSLQKCVFSHDSHCQEKPSPYISAILELSALVAKRNNQPLLYWDVLYYLTSEGRHFSRACHIVHNFTDAVIQTRRQVLAEQGSEAFLRNKGKGKTMDFIDVLLLTKDEDGKTLSDKDIRAEADTFMFEGHDTTASGISWALYNLAQHQEYQDRCRQEIQELLRGRQSEEIEWDDLSQMPFLTMCIKESLRLHPAVVAIARRCTKDVQLPDGRIIPKGNTCLINIYGTHHNPVVWPNPEVYDPYRFDFNNFQKISPMAFMPFSAGPRNCIGQNFAMSEMKVVLALTLLRFRILPDEHPVRRKPEVILRAEGGLWLRVEPL
- the LOC141500836 gene encoding cytochrome P450 4F11-like isoform X2, which produces MGTICLLQCGSLKDRENQRRMLPDSEWLSHQLGQLGLEPNVSSVFFLIFLAFITWILSKGLVCVYQFYINCRQLRCFPEPPFQNWLQGHTGLIKPSEEGLQYVAKIVTTFKYIFLLWGGPLYPIIFICHPDYIKPLISASANIAPKDELFYGFFKPWLGDGLLLSKGDKWNRHRRLLTPAFHFDILKPYIKIFNQSTDIMHMKWRNLCVGGGTRLNMFEHISLMTLDSLQKCVFSHDSHCQEKPSPYISAILELSALVAKRNNQPLLYWDVLYYLTSEGRHFSRACHIVHNFTDAVIQTRRQVLAEQGSEAFLRNKGKGKTMDFIDVLLLTKDEDGKTLSDKDIRAEADTFMFEAQHQEYQDRCRQEIQELLRGRQSEEIEWDDLSQMPFLTMCIKESLRLHPAVVAIARRCTKDVQLPDGRIIPKGNTCLINIYGTHHNPVVWPNPEVYDPYRFDFNNFQKISPMAFMPFSAGPRNCIGQNFAMSEMKVVLALTLLRFRILPDEHPVRRKPEVILRAEGGLWLRVEPL
- the LOC141500836 gene encoding cytochrome P450 4F2-like isoform X3, translated to MLPDSEWLSHQLGQLGLEPNVSSVFFLIFLAFITWILSKGLVCVYQFYINCRQLRCFPEPPFQNWLQGHTGLIKPSEEGLQYVAKIVTTFKYIFLLWGGPLYPIIFICHPDYIKPLISASANIAPKDELFYGFFKPWLGDGLLLSKGDKWNRHRRLLTPAFHFDILKPYIKIFNQSTDIMHMKWRNLCVGGGTRLNMFEHISLMTLDSLQKCVFSHDSHCQEKPSPYISAILELSALVAKRNNQPLLYWDVLYYLTSEGRHFSRACHIVHNFTDAVIQTRRQVLAEQGSEAFLRNKGKGKTMDFIDVLLLTKDEDGKTLSDKDIRAEADTFMFEGHDTTASGISWALYNLAQHQEYQDRCRQEIQELLRGRQSEEIEWDDLSQMPFLTMCIKESLRLHPAVVAIARRCTKDVQLPDGRIIPKGNTCLINIYGTHHNPVVWPNPEVYDPYRFDFNNFQKISPMAFMPFSAGPRNCIGQNFAMSEMKVVLALTLLRFRILPDEHPVRRKPEVILRAEGGLWLRVEPL